The following proteins are co-located in the Oceanimonas sp. GK1 genome:
- the metL gene encoding bifunctional aspartate kinase/homoserine dehydrogenase II, giving the protein MTTLEPEAGAQRPVHKFGGSSLADAACFHRVAGIIHRLQQPDALIVVSAPGKTTNRLIELLSLFASGDTAAGEALAGLHAFQRNLIESALPATETPPLLAALDQDIATIARVLEQSRLDDHQRSFIQSFGEVWSSRLLAQVLCSQGLSAASLDARRFLRVSGAPVRVQEEQSRRLLADILARQGQQILVVTGFIAADDDGNTRLLGRNGSDFSATLLAALADSSHTTIWSDVPGVFSADPRRIPEARLLTRLALPEAAELARLGSPVLHSRTLGPVAASRQQLMLRCSYHPDDGHTRIERRSRREQGARIVTAVDDTVLVEMTIPDRYQERVDALTDWLARRELAPLACKRRPERKLWQIAYTREQAEQAFLQLRDHQPAGGFEGLQQREGFSLVALVGKNVTVQAEQCLQFYHALNEQPLEFIQPAQNGLSLVGVVRKTTLDPLLLRLHQSLFSRPRRVGVLLFGRGNIGQAWLRLYKEQKARLEQELNVRLTLYGVFDSQGAMLASQGLEVDRVLNDFEHQRLAWPDWLENLEEHGFDTMVALDCTASEQLVQYYPALVQQHIHLIAANKHAGASAQPFYLQLKQTLAEHRVKFLSNATVGAGLPVQSSLHQLRQSGEPVRAISGIFSGSLSWLFQHYDGSQPFSELVLQAWQQGLTEPDPRDDLSGQDVKRKLVILAREAGFDLDPERVTVASLVPDDMASLGKSEALDRLHRLDAALAGRLADAQEQGGVLRHVARFNAESGEASVGLEVVPLNHPFVPLRPGDNVFAIETRHYRQNPMVIQGPGAGREVTAAAVQADLWQLLAAL; this is encoded by the coding sequence ATGACCACTCTCGAGCCCGAGGCCGGCGCCCAGCGACCGGTGCACAAGTTTGGCGGCAGCAGCCTGGCCGATGCCGCCTGTTTTCACCGGGTTGCCGGCATTATTCACCGGCTGCAGCAGCCCGACGCCCTGATCGTGGTGTCGGCCCCGGGCAAGACCACCAACCGGCTGATTGAGCTGCTCAGCCTGTTCGCCAGTGGCGATACCGCCGCGGGCGAAGCGCTGGCGGGGCTGCACGCCTTTCAGCGCAACCTGATTGAAAGCGCGCTGCCCGCCACCGAAACCCCACCCCTGCTGGCGGCACTGGACCAGGACATTGCCACCATTGCCCGAGTGCTGGAGCAGAGCCGGCTTGACGACCATCAGCGCAGCTTTATTCAGTCGTTCGGCGAAGTCTGGTCATCCCGGCTGCTGGCGCAGGTGCTGTGCAGCCAGGGGCTGTCTGCCGCCAGTCTGGATGCGCGCCGTTTTCTGCGGGTGTCCGGTGCCCCGGTGCGGGTGCAGGAAGAGCAGTCGCGCCGGTTGCTGGCCGATATTCTGGCCAGGCAGGGGCAGCAAATACTGGTGGTGACCGGCTTTATCGCCGCCGACGACGACGGCAATACCCGGCTGCTGGGGCGTAACGGCTCCGACTTCAGTGCCACCCTGCTGGCGGCCCTGGCCGACAGCTCCCACACCACCATCTGGAGCGATGTGCCCGGGGTGTTCAGTGCCGATCCGCGGCGTATTCCCGAGGCCCGGCTGCTGACCCGGCTGGCGCTGCCCGAGGCCGCCGAGCTGGCCCGGCTGGGATCGCCGGTGCTGCACAGCCGCACCCTGGGGCCGGTGGCCGCCAGTCGCCAGCAGTTGATGCTGCGCTGCAGTTACCACCCGGACGACGGCCATACCCGTATCGAGCGCCGGTCGCGGCGGGAGCAGGGCGCGCGCATTGTCACCGCGGTGGACGACACCGTGCTGGTGGAAATGACCATTCCCGACCGTTATCAGGAGCGGGTGGATGCCCTTACCGACTGGCTTGCCCGGCGGGAGCTGGCGCCATTGGCCTGCAAGCGCCGGCCCGAGCGCAAGCTGTGGCAGATTGCCTATACCCGGGAGCAGGCCGAACAGGCGTTTTTGCAGCTCAGGGATCATCAGCCCGCCGGTGGCTTTGAAGGCCTGCAGCAGCGGGAAGGCTTCTCCCTGGTGGCGCTGGTGGGCAAGAACGTCACCGTCCAGGCCGAGCAGTGCCTGCAGTTTTATCATGCCCTCAATGAGCAACCGCTGGAGTTTATTCAGCCGGCGCAAAACGGCCTCAGCCTGGTGGGTGTGGTGCGCAAGACCACCCTGGACCCGCTGTTGCTGCGGTTGCACCAGAGCCTGTTCAGCCGCCCCCGGCGGGTGGGCGTGCTGCTGTTTGGTCGGGGCAACATCGGCCAGGCCTGGCTGCGGCTGTACAAGGAGCAAAAAGCCCGGCTGGAGCAGGAGCTTAATGTGCGTCTGACTCTGTATGGGGTGTTTGACTCGCAAGGGGCCATGCTCGCCAGCCAGGGGCTGGAGGTGGATCGCGTGCTCAATGACTTTGAGCACCAGCGCCTGGCCTGGCCCGACTGGCTGGAAAACCTGGAGGAGCACGGCTTTGATACCATGGTGGCACTGGACTGCACCGCCTCCGAGCAGCTGGTGCAGTATTATCCGGCCCTGGTGCAGCAGCACATTCACCTGATCGCCGCCAACAAGCATGCCGGTGCCAGCGCCCAGCCTTTTTACCTGCAACTGAAGCAGACGCTGGCCGAGCACAGGGTGAAGTTTCTCAGTAACGCCACCGTGGGCGCCGGCCTGCCGGTACAGAGCAGTCTGCACCAGTTGCGCCAGTCGGGGGAGCCGGTGCGGGCCATCAGCGGTATCTTTTCCGGCAGCCTGAGCTGGCTGTTCCAGCATTATGACGGCAGCCAGCCGTTTTCCGAGCTGGTGCTGCAGGCCTGGCAGCAGGGCCTGACCGAGCCGGACCCCCGGGACGATCTCAGCGGCCAGGACGTCAAGCGCAAGCTGGTGATCCTGGCCCGGGAAGCCGGCTTTGATCTCGATCCGGAGCGGGTGACGGTGGCCAGCCTGGTACCCGACGACATGGCCAGCCTCGGCAAAAGCGAGGCCCTGGACCGCCTGCATCGGCTCGATGCCGCCCTGGCTGGACGGCTGGCCGATGCGCAGGAGCAGGGCGGCGTGCTGCGCCATGTGGCCCGTTTCAATGCCGAGAGCGGCGAGGCCAGCGTGGGGCTGGAAGTGGTGCCGCTGAACCACCCCTTTGTTCCCCTGCGTCCGGGCGACAATGTGTTTGCCATTGAAACCCGCCACTATCGCCAGAACCCCATGGTGATCCAGGGACCCGGCGCCGGCCGGGAGGTCACTGCCGCCGCCGTGCAGGCGGATCTGTGGCAGTTGCTGGCGGCGCTGTAA